The Agrococcus carbonis genome has a window encoding:
- a CDS encoding zinc-binding dehydrogenase produces MRATILHAPGDIRVETWADPVIERPTDAIVRVVAGCVCGSDLWPYRGANAVPEPRTIGHEAIGVVEAVGGDVGRVRVGDFVIVPFDHCCGRCVHCLAGQTQGCVELAMTASGQAELTRVTNADATCFVLDEAPDAARHAAVLALSDVLPTGYHAAVSAGVEPGMTAVVVGDGAVGLCGVLSARRLGAERIIALSRNPERQRIATVFGATDLVPERGDDAVEAVRELTGGVGADAVLECVGTEESMVTAFRVARPGATVGFVGVPHGAAIPWPVAFRGNIGLRGGMAPVTRYLPELVPAVLAGDLDASAVFDLELPLEQAPEAYAAMDERRAVKVLLRP; encoded by the coding sequence ATGCGAGCCACCATCCTGCACGCGCCCGGCGACATCCGCGTCGAGACCTGGGCCGACCCCGTCATCGAGCGACCCACCGACGCGATCGTGCGCGTCGTCGCCGGCTGCGTCTGCGGCTCCGACCTCTGGCCCTACCGCGGCGCGAACGCCGTGCCCGAGCCGCGCACGATCGGCCACGAGGCGATCGGCGTCGTCGAGGCGGTCGGCGGCGACGTCGGGCGCGTGCGCGTCGGCGACTTCGTCATCGTGCCGTTCGACCACTGCTGCGGCCGCTGCGTGCACTGCCTCGCGGGCCAGACGCAGGGCTGCGTCGAGCTCGCGATGACCGCGAGCGGCCAGGCCGAGCTCACGCGCGTGACGAACGCCGACGCGACGTGCTTCGTGCTCGACGAGGCGCCGGATGCCGCCCGGCACGCGGCGGTGCTCGCGCTCAGCGACGTGCTGCCCACCGGCTACCACGCGGCCGTCTCGGCGGGCGTCGAGCCCGGCATGACGGCGGTCGTGGTCGGCGACGGCGCGGTCGGCCTGTGCGGCGTGCTCTCGGCGAGGCGGCTCGGCGCCGAGCGCATCATCGCGCTCAGCCGCAATCCCGAGCGCCAGCGCATCGCGACCGTCTTCGGCGCGACCGATCTGGTGCCCGAGCGCGGGGACGACGCCGTGGAGGCGGTGCGCGAGCTCACCGGCGGGGTCGGGGCGGATGCGGTGCTCGAGTGCGTCGGCACGGAGGAGTCGATGGTCACGGCGTTCCGCGTCGCCCGCCCGGGCGCGACCGTCGGCTTCGTGGGCGTGCCGCACGGCGCCGCGATCCCGTGGCCCGTCGCGTTCCGCGGCAACATCGGCTTGCGCGGCGGCATGGCGCCCGTGACGCGCTACCTGCCGGAGCTCGTGCCGGCCGTCCTCGCCGGCGACCTCGACGCATCCGCGGTCTTCGACCTCGAGCTGCCGCTCGAGCAGGCGCCCGAGGCGTACGCCGCGATGGACGAGCGGCGCGCGGTCAAGGTGCTGCTGCGGCCCTGA
- a CDS encoding GAD-like domain-containing protein, with protein MLEIPDFAPHAPVDAATAAAYEGLVPEEVLELWERYGYGSFGDGFVRVVDPHAYEARIGNLLGKMIGDGRAVPIMVTALADVVLWEPDRGVTGLLLRQRRAVGLGSRPRTLLQLTAKHGRAHLARAFDWAPYPEAVARLGAPAYDEVLAHLPERADEPAPALEALARRAALPTVEALLDRQGPILH; from the coding sequence GTGCTCGAGATCCCCGACTTCGCGCCGCACGCGCCCGTCGACGCCGCGACGGCCGCGGCCTACGAGGGACTCGTGCCGGAGGAGGTGCTCGAGCTCTGGGAGCGCTACGGCTACGGCTCGTTCGGCGACGGCTTCGTGCGCGTCGTCGACCCGCACGCCTACGAGGCGCGCATCGGCAACCTGCTCGGCAAGATGATCGGCGACGGCCGCGCGGTGCCGATCATGGTCACGGCGCTCGCCGACGTGGTGCTGTGGGAGCCCGATCGCGGCGTCACCGGTCTGCTGCTGCGGCAGCGCCGGGCGGTCGGCCTCGGCTCGCGGCCGCGCACCCTGCTGCAGCTGACGGCGAAGCACGGCCGGGCACACCTCGCGCGCGCCTTCGACTGGGCGCCCTACCCGGAGGCCGTCGCGCGCCTCGGGGCACCCGCCTACGACGAGGTGCTCGCGCACCTGCCCGAGCGCGCCGACGAGCCGGCGCCGGCGCTCGAGGCGCTCGCGCGGCGCGCGGCGCTGCCGACGGTGGAGGCGCTGCTCGACCGGCAGGGGCCGATCCTGCACTGA